In Verrucomicrobiota bacterium, the DNA window TACCGCTTTCGGCGCAGCGCCTCCATGGTCTCCCGGCCATCGCTGGCGAGGTCGGCGGTATAACCCATGCGCTGCAGCAGGTTGAGCCCGACTTGCTGATTGATCTGGTTATCATCCGCCAGCAGGATACTCACGGGATAACCTTCGCCGGATGGTTGTGGCACCTTGCCTGCCAAATCCGACGGTGATTGCGTTGACGGCGGCGGCCCCCCCGGTGGGACAAGCTGAATTGGACGATGCTGGCCAGCCTCAGGCCCAAGCGGCTCATAGACACGCCGCAGCGGTGGTGGCAAATCTGCCGCCCGCTCGCTAGCCGCACTGATGAAGGCGCGTTGACTCATGGCAAAAGGGTATCAAAGAAACCAATTTAAGCAAGCCTTGTTGGCAAGACTGCATAAAATTTTTATCGGTCGCGGCGCGCGCCGCAACGTCACCGCAATGGTCACCGCAAACATCACTGGCTTAGCTTTAACATCTCGCTCCCGGCAAGCAGCAACGTACCGGTAACGTATTCATGGGTCTCGGTTTGCTGTAGGTTCACGGGACGATCCCCCACCGGCTGGCCCCATTGGACCTGACCATCCGCGTTCACGCAACGCACCAGTCCGGCCCACGCTTTCCTGACAACCGGCAGATACGGCTCGCGATCCAGCAAACCGTGGTTGATGCCCCATGCCAGGCCGTAACAGAAAAATCCAGTGCCACTGCTTTCCGGCACGGCCACGTCGTCAGGATCGGCCAAGTTCGGCCGCCAGAGCCCGTCAGCACCCTGGCGCTTGGCAATGGCGGCAGCCATCGTCTTCAGCAGTTCCACGTAACGCGGACGTTGCGGGTCGTGGTCGGGCAGGTATTCGAGGACGCGAACAATTCCGCCGAGTACCCAGCCATTGCCGCGCGACCAAAACACTTTCTTCCCGTTTTTGTTCGGCTGGCCGATGAATCGTTTGTCGCGGTAGAACAGCCCATCATCCTGATCGAACAATTCCGCCTGCACATCCCAGAAGAACGCGTGCATCGAGTCGAGATACTTCTTATCGCCGGTCGCCTTGGTCATCATCGCCAGCGCACTCGCGCCGTACAACGAATCGGCATACCGGCGGCCACCTTCCAGATACCAGACCTTGGCTCCGGCCGGCGAGTTGCTGGCGGCTGTACCGAGCCATTGGATCGCCGGTTCGATCATTGCTTGATCGCGCTTGATGAAATACAATTCGGCCCAGGTTTCGACACAGAACAGGCGGTTGGCTCCCGATTTCTCCGTGCCCACCTGCCACTGATGCTGCCGCCCCCATGCCATCGCCTGTTGGAGAAACCGTTCGTCACCGGTTGCCTTCTGTACCGCCATCACGCCGGTGTACCAAGTGCCGCGTTCCCAGTTGCGGTCACTGGCTTTCATTTTCGGATGGGCAACCTGCCAATCGTTGACCCGATGCAATAGCGCCATAATCTCCTCGGCTGCCAACGAAGCACCGCTCAACCAAACCGCCGCCAAAAATAAACTGATTTTCATAACGTCGTTGCTTTCACCGTATGATGTGCCTGCTTCCCTATTTGGCGGTCCCAGTGATTTCCGCGA includes these proteins:
- a CDS encoding glycoside hydrolase family 88 protein, whose amino-acid sequence is MKISLFLAAVWLSGASLAAEEIMALLHRVNDWQVAHPKMKASDRNWERGTWYTGVMAVQKATGDERFLQQAMAWGRQHQWQVGTEKSGANRLFCVETWAELYFIKRDQAMIEPAIQWLGTAASNSPAGAKVWYLEGGRRYADSLYGASALAMMTKATGDKKYLDSMHAFFWDVQAELFDQDDGLFYRDKRFIGQPNKNGKKVFWSRGNGWVLGGIVRVLEYLPDHDPQRPRYVELLKTMAAAIAKRQGADGLWRPNLADPDDVAVPESSGTGFFCYGLAWGINHGLLDREPYLPVVRKAWAGLVRCVNADGQVQWGQPVGDRPVNLQQTETHEYVTGTLLLAGSEMLKLSQ